GGAAATAAAACATACAATCCGGCTTTACCCATTGGGGAGCGATGGATTTCCAAACTGAGTATGGGCAATTTTGTATATAATTTTGGGATAAATTATCCTTTCTAAATAATTGCTCTTTATCAATCAATTTTCATACATTTGCCGCCAATTTAACCTTACCTTCGTATCATTATTATGGAAATGTTGATTATTGCCGTGTTTTTTATCGGTTATTTTTTCATTACAATTGAGCACTCCGTACGTATTGACAAAACTATTTCAGCCTTAGGAATGGCTTCGGTTTGTTGGGCACTGCTCAAATTATTCAATCTTACGGTGTATGAAATTTCTGACGGTTTACATCCGCTTTATATCGAAATTTCAGAAAAATTTGGTTTGCCCATAAGTGAGGCAAAAGCACAAGCTATTGATGAATTACTCCTACATCATTTGGGAAAAATTGCCGAAATTTTATTCTTTCTAATTGGGGCAATGACCATTGTTGAAATTGTGGATATGCACCGCGGTTTTGAAATCCTAAAAAAAATTATCAAAACCCGTAAAAAGAAAAAATTACTTTGGATTTTTGGCATCGTCGCTTTTTTTCTTTCCGCAGTGATTGATAATCTGACAGCAACTATAGTGCTTATCAGTATCTTACGCAAACTTGTGCCTTTTCAAAAAGAAAGAATGTGGTATGCCTCTTTGATTGTTATTGCAGCCAACGCTGGTGGGGCGTGGTCGCCTGTGGGCGATGTTACCACCACAATGCTTTGGATGGCAAATAAAGTAACCGCTTTTAAATTAACCGAATATGTTTTCATTCCTTCGGTAATTTGTTTTTTAGTGCCTTTTTTCATCGCTTCATTTTTACCTGTTTTTCAGGGGCGTTTGGATATTCCAGCAACCGATAAAACCAGCGCCTTTAAATACAGCACGACAGTACTGATACTTGGTTTTTTAGCCATTGTTTTTGTCCCTGTTTTTAAATCAATTACACATCTTCCACCTTATATCGGGATGTTATTTGCCTTGGCAAGTATGTGGTTTTTTTCGGAACTGCTAAAACCTATCAAAGAACTTGAAGAAGACAAGTTACACACGTTTTCACCTCATCGGGCACTTTCCAAAATAGAAATGTCAAGTATATTGTTCTTCTTAGGAATTTTACTTGGAGTTGCAGCTTTAGAATCAATAGGGGTACTATTTAATTTTGCAGGTTGGCTTAATGAAGCCATTCCTAATCAGAATATCGTAGTTATTTTACTAGGGATAGGCTCTTCGGTAATTGACAATGTCCCTTTAGTAGCAGCCAGTATAGGAATGTTTCAAAATCCTTTAGATGATGCAATGTGGCACTTCATTGCCTATACGGCAGGTACCGGAGGAAGTCTGCTTATCATCGGTTCGGCAGCAGGAGTAGCTGCAATGGGAATGGAAAAAATCAATTTCTTCTGGTATGCCAAAAACATTTTATGGCTGGCTTTTGCAGGATTCATCTTCGGGGCATTGACCCTTATGGCGATGGAATATCTGCATTTGTTTTAGTCTTCAATCGTAGAAATTTACTTACGAAAGCTAAGCTTAACACCGAATTTATGGTTACTTTTGCAAAGGGTTAAAAATAAATAAAAATGTCAAAAAGATATACAATAACGGCAGCCTTGCCGTACACCAATGGTCCTATTCATATTGGACATTTAGCAGGAGTGTATGTTCCTGCCGATATTTATGCGCGTTTTCAAAGACTAAAAGGAAATGATGTGGCTTTCATCTGTGGAAGTGACGAACACGGTGTTGCCATTTCAATGAAAGCAAAAAAGGAAGGCATTACCCCACAAGAGGTAATCGACAAATACGATGCCATTATCCGTAACTCTTTTAAAGATTTTGGTATTTCCTTCGATAATTATTCGCGTACCTCTTTGCCTATTCATCACCAAACAGCTTCCGATTTCTTCAAAAAATTATATGATAATGGTGATTTTATTGAAGAAACCACCTCACAACTTTTCGATGAAAAAGCCAATCAGTTTCTTGCCGACCGATTCGTCATAGGTACTTGCCCCAAATGTAGCAATGAGGAGGCTTATGGTGACCAATGCGAAAAATGCGGCACCTCACTCAATGCCACCGATTTAATCAACCCAAAATCAACCCTAACAGGTGCTAAGCCTGTTTTGAAGCAAACCAAACATTGGTTTTTACCTTTAGACAGATATGATGCGTTTTTAAGGAATTGGATTTTGGAAGGACACAAAAACGATTGGAAACCCAACGTTTATGGTCAGGTAAAATCGTGGCTTGACGACGGACTAAAACCTCGTGCCGTTACTCGTGATTTGGATTGGGGAATTCCCGTTCCCGTTCAAGGTGCTGAAGGTAAAGTGTTATACGTATGGTTCGATGCCCCCATTGGGTACATTTCTTCGACCAAAGAGTGGGCTGCACGTGAGGGTAAAGACTGGGAACCTTATTGGAAAGACCAAAACACCAAATTGGTACATTTTATCGGGAAAGACAATATCGTTTTTCACTGCGTAATTTTCCCCGCTATGCTCAAAGCCGAAGGCTCATACATTTTACCTGATAATGTCCCCGCCAATGAATTCCTCAACCTAGAAGGAAATAAATTATCTACTTCCAAAAATTGGGCGGTTTGGCTTCACGAATATTTACAAGATTTTCCTAATCAACAAGATGTTTTGCGTTATGCTTTAACAGCCAATGCCCCCGAAACTAAAGACAATGACTTTACTTGGAAAGATTTTCAAGCACGTAATAACAACGAATTGGTAGCCATTTTTGGTAATTTTATCAATCGAGTAGTGGTACTGACTCATAAATATTATCAAGGAATTGTTCCCCAGCCTACAATACTGACTGAGACAGACCAACAAACGCTTTCGCAAATGAAAGAATTTGCAGAAAAAATAGAAACCTCCTTGGAGCGTTATCGATTCCGAGAGGCATTGCAAGAGCTGATGAATTTAGCCCGATTAGGCAACAAATATCTGGCAGATGAAGAACCGTGGAAACTTATCAAAACCGATGAAGATAGGGTAAAAACTATAATGTATGTAGCCTTACAAATCGCCGCTGAATTAGCCTTGTTAAGCGAGCCTTTTTTGCCCTTTACCTCGGAAAAATTAAAGAAAATACTCTGTTTCTCAGCGCTTAAAAACAATATTGTTTGGGGAGATACCTCTAAAGAGTTGCTTCCTACAGGGCATACTATCGGACAAGTCGAATTGCTTTTTGTAAAAATAGAAGATGAAGCCATTGAAAAACAATTAAATAAATTGGAAAGTACAAAAAAAGCCAATGAACAAGCCTCTAAAACGCTATCTCCTCAAAAAGAAACCATTACTTTTGATGATTTCGCTAAAATGGATATTCGTATCGGAACTATTTTGGAAGCTCAAAAGATGCCCAAAGCCAACAAATTGCTTATTTTAAAAGTAGATACTGGAATTGACATTCGCACGATTGTTTCAGGGATTGCCGAGAGTTATTCTCCTGAAGAAATCATCGGAAAAAGAGTTACCATATTGGCTAACCTTGCTCCTCGAACCTTACGTGGCGTGCAAAGTGAGGGAATGATACTGATGACCACTTCCCCCGAAGGAAAACACATTTTTATCAATCCTGATATTTCTGAAATTGAAAACGGAAGCCCAGTAAGTTAAAAGGGAAAGGATAAAGGATAAAGTGTAAAGGTACAAGAATCAAGGAACAAGAGATAAAGAGAAGTCAAAACGGGCGTTTTTATTAAAGACAGCTATTTTTTCTGTTAAAAATGTTAATTTATTGGTTTATTTGAGTTTTTAATTTAACTTTGGGTGACTGACTACAACAAGCAAGAGCTATGGAGAGAAATATACAAAACGAAAGAAAGCTCCTTTTTTTCAATCCGTTATTATATGCTTTGGCGCGTTTATTTCCAAATTTGGGACGCAAACTCACCCAAAGATGGTTTCTTGTGTTTTTAACCATTACAGGAAGTATCATTTTTGTTTACGCCTTAATTAAAATTATAAGCAAAGGACAGGTTTAACAAAACACGCTCCAAAAAATTTTGGAGCGTGTTTTATTTTTAGTTTATACCTTGCTAAGAAAAGGGTTCTACTTCAATAAGACTAACACTGAAAAACATTCATCATACTTTTTACAGCCAACCTAAAACTAAATTTATTTTGGATTTGAGCTTAATTTTTTAATAACTTCCAACTGTTCAGGGGTAATATCAGGTCCGTCATAAAATGAAACCCCAGAAGCACCATTTTCTTTCGCAAACTTAATGGCCTTTTCTAGGTCTGTAGCATTGATTGGTGGCACATAAATACCCGTATGAAGCTGAGTATGTTTTCCTTTTAAGTCCTCAATACCCTGACAAGTAGCAAAACCTACCCAATCCGTCTCTTCATTATAAAAATTATGATAAATCATTGGGTAAACGCGATCTACATTCCATTTGTCCCAACGCTGACGTACCATTTGCCCAGCCATTTCTGGGTACGGAAACACGGCCGCAGTAATCATTTTTCCTTTTTTATGTACGATTGCTGTGGCATCGTCAACCAATTGTTTAATCTTGTTGTAGCGAAATTGCTTCCACTCCATATCTATTGCTGGGTTTTTAAACTCACGCGGATTTTTATGATGTACTGATTCAAACTCAGAAACACAAGCATCACAATAGCAAAAATCAAACTGAGGCAATTCTTCTTCTTGTACCAAATTGTAATTAGGAAGCAATCCTATGGGCAAATAGATATCAGGAAAACGAATATAATCCAAATGAACACTAACTATGCCTTCAACTGCTGCCAAACGCTCCACAAGCTTGAGTATATGCTCTCGTGATTCTTTTTGCGTAGGGCAAAGCCACTGATAATAATCCACATAGGGGCGATTGTCATAACACGATTTTCCTTCTCGACTAACCATATACCACTGCGGATGCTTTAAAGCCTCCTGATCATCAGGGCGATTAACGGTCATTATCCAAGCGTGTAACTTGATGTCTTTGGCTTTGGCTATAGCAACAAGCCTCTTAAGTCCCTCAGGATCTGCCGACGTATTCACCAACACCTCAGTAATTCCGTGCGAACGATATTTTTCAAACTCTTGATGATAACTTTCATCAGTTCGCTTAGCGTCGTAGGTAATCCAAGTGGAAAAAATGAAGGCTTTTTCATTTTCAATGGCGACTTTGTTGTCTGCAACATTCTTTTGTTCGTTTTTACATCCGAAAAGCAATGCCATTAACGGAATGATAAACTTTAAATATTTCATACTGTTTCAAATTATTTTTACATCTTCCAAAGATAGTTCTTTTTCTTCTTTTTCAGAAGAAAAACGGAGCAATTTCTTTAAAGAATTTCAAGCTAAACGTTATTTATTGAGGAAGTTTCACTTTCCACATACCTCGTAGCTGTCCAAGTTGATAACCTATGGCTTTATCTTGCGGATATTTAGCTTGAATCACCTGCTGAGTTTCAGCATCAATCTGATTTTGTGTACTGCCGTGACAAGCAAGGCAAGTGGGCATACCCAGTGGAATAGCTTTGTAATAATACAATCCATCTTCTTGTAAGGAAAGTAAATGTTTTTGTTGAGAATCCTCTTTCATTTTTGCAAGAAGTGCTTCCCAAGCATTCTTATCTTCTGTGGTACGTATGGCATTCTCTGGATTTCTATTTTTATCGGTAATCCGCCACAAAGACACCTTATTACTCAGCGAAAGAGAATCCGTAATAGGTAAAGCTTTCTCACTACAGAAGTCGACCGCCTTAGTAAAACCACCTTTTTGAATTTGTTGCGAAACTTGGGTAAGTAATACGCTTTGAGCTTTAGTAGTGATACTATCACCCAACTTTAAGTAGTACTCTTGCTGTGAGTCCGTTAATTTACGAGACACCCCGCTACAACCCACCAAAAAAAACGCTAAAAATAAAGATAATGTTTTCATAATAAAGTTTTTAAGACCACAAATATAAAAAATCTGAAAAAATAAAGCAACTAACAATAAGGGCATTTATTTCCTATATTACTAAGAATACAAAACAAATCCTATATTTCTAATGATTTCAATTGTAATACCTTTAAAAATAATCCAAAACATTATGTTTTTTGTTTATATTTGTGCGTTAACCAAATTTTCATCCCGTATGCAAAAAATAATTCACATTCTTTTGTCATTGTTGTGCTTTCCGTTGTTTGCACAAAAAAATACTGCCATAACCCCTACCCCACAAGCCCTTCATTTTTTG
This genomic window from Capnocytophaga canimorsus contains:
- a CDS encoding Tll0287-like domain-containing protein; the encoded protein is MKTLSLFLAFFLVGCSGVSRKLTDSQQEYYLKLGDSITTKAQSVLLTQVSQQIQKGGFTKAVDFCSEKALPITDSLSLSNKVSLWRITDKNRNPENAIRTTEDKNAWEALLAKMKEDSQQKHLLSLQEDGLYYYKAIPLGMPTCLACHGSTQNQIDAETQQVIQAKYPQDKAIGYQLGQLRGMWKVKLPQ
- the metG gene encoding methionine--tRNA ligase: MSKRYTITAALPYTNGPIHIGHLAGVYVPADIYARFQRLKGNDVAFICGSDEHGVAISMKAKKEGITPQEVIDKYDAIIRNSFKDFGISFDNYSRTSLPIHHQTASDFFKKLYDNGDFIEETTSQLFDEKANQFLADRFVIGTCPKCSNEEAYGDQCEKCGTSLNATDLINPKSTLTGAKPVLKQTKHWFLPLDRYDAFLRNWILEGHKNDWKPNVYGQVKSWLDDGLKPRAVTRDLDWGIPVPVQGAEGKVLYVWFDAPIGYISSTKEWAAREGKDWEPYWKDQNTKLVHFIGKDNIVFHCVIFPAMLKAEGSYILPDNVPANEFLNLEGNKLSTSKNWAVWLHEYLQDFPNQQDVLRYALTANAPETKDNDFTWKDFQARNNNELVAIFGNFINRVVVLTHKYYQGIVPQPTILTETDQQTLSQMKEFAEKIETSLERYRFREALQELMNLARLGNKYLADEEPWKLIKTDEDRVKTIMYVALQIAAELALLSEPFLPFTSEKLKKILCFSALKNNIVWGDTSKELLPTGHTIGQVELLFVKIEDEAIEKQLNKLESTKKANEQASKTLSPQKETITFDDFAKMDIRIGTILEAQKMPKANKLLILKVDTGIDIRTIVSGIAESYSPEEIIGKRVTILANLAPRTLRGVQSEGMILMTTSPEGKHIFINPDISEIENGSPVS
- the nhaD gene encoding sodium:proton antiporter NhaD, encoding MEMLIIAVFFIGYFFITIEHSVRIDKTISALGMASVCWALLKLFNLTVYEISDGLHPLYIEISEKFGLPISEAKAQAIDELLLHHLGKIAEILFFLIGAMTIVEIVDMHRGFEILKKIIKTRKKKKLLWIFGIVAFFLSAVIDNLTATIVLISILRKLVPFQKERMWYASLIVIAANAGGAWSPVGDVTTTMLWMANKVTAFKLTEYVFIPSVICFLVPFFIASFLPVFQGRLDIPATDKTSAFKYSTTVLILGFLAIVFVPVFKSITHLPPYIGMLFALASMWFFSELLKPIKELEEDKLHTFSPHRALSKIEMSSILFFLGILLGVAALESIGVLFNFAGWLNEAIPNQNIVVILLGIGSSVIDNVPLVAASIGMFQNPLDDAMWHFIAYTAGTGGSLLIIGSAAGVAAMGMEKINFFWYAKNILWLAFAGFIFGALTLMAMEYLHLF
- a CDS encoding putative glycoside hydrolase, translating into MKYLKFIIPLMALLFGCKNEQKNVADNKVAIENEKAFIFSTWITYDAKRTDESYHQEFEKYRSHGITEVLVNTSADPEGLKRLVAIAKAKDIKLHAWIMTVNRPDDQEALKHPQWYMVSREGKSCYDNRPYVDYYQWLCPTQKESREHILKLVERLAAVEGIVSVHLDYIRFPDIYLPIGLLPNYNLVQEEELPQFDFCYCDACVSEFESVHHKNPREFKNPAIDMEWKQFRYNKIKQLVDDATAIVHKKGKMITAAVFPYPEMAGQMVRQRWDKWNVDRVYPMIYHNFYNEETDWVGFATCQGIEDLKGKHTQLHTGIYVPPINATDLEKAIKFAKENGASGVSFYDGPDITPEQLEVIKKLSSNPK